Proteins encoded within one genomic window of Polypterus senegalus isolate Bchr_013 chromosome 6, ASM1683550v1, whole genome shotgun sequence:
- the evx2 gene encoding homeobox even-skipped homolog protein 2, whose protein sequence is MMERIRKEMILMERGLHSPTAGKRVSNLSDSAGNAVLEALENSQHPGRLSPRLTSTSLHSNIGNISTKGKFEIDSLFNTHHHSSDNTSSSEISSSENRKKVSLYPEVVQEADMNSDVEVGCSAHRSPNSLSTTQQKENNNKGFTDNGSTASNTNSTSVSNLNGNGNSIGSSSSSSDQVRRYRTAFTREQIGRLEKEFYRENYVSRPRRCELAAALNLPETTIKVWFQNRRMKDKRQRLAMSWPHPADPSFYTYMMTHAAATGSLPYPFHSHMPLHYYPHVGVTAAAAAAAATGAAASPFGTSIRPLDTFRALSHPYSRPELLCSFRHPGLYQSPASLNSSAAAAAAAAAAAAAGAPSATGPCSCLSCHSNQAASALGSRSSSADFSCTASGPRSDSGFLPYSAAVLSKTAVASPDQRDDSSLNR, encoded by the exons ATGATGgaaagaataagaaaagagatGATTCTGATGGAAAGGGGGCTGCACAGCCCCACTGCTGGTAAAAGGGTTTCGAATTTGTCAGACTCAGCTGGAAATGCCGTCTTGGAGGCCCTTGAAAATTCTCAGCACCCTGGCCGTCTCAGCCCCAGACTTACTTCCACATCTCTGCATAGCAATATAGGAAACATCTCTACCAAAGGCAAATTCGAAATTGATAGTTTATTTAATACTCATCACCACAGCAGTGACAATACGTCTTCCTCCGAAATCTCCTCGTCTGAAAACAGGAAGAAAGTGTCTCTCTACCCAGAAGTTGTTCAAGAGGCAGACATGAACAGTGATGTTGAGGTGGGCTGTTCAGCGCACCGCTCTCCAAAcagcctcagcaccacacagcagaaggaaaacaacaacaaag gTTTTACAGACAACGGTTCAACAGCTTCCAACACAAATTCCACGTCTGTGTCCAATTTAAACGGAAATGGCAATTCGATAGGCAGCTCGAGTTCCAGTTCGGATCAGGTGAGACGGTACCGGACTGCTTTCACCAGGGAGCAAATCGGAAGACTTGAAAAAGAGTTTTACAGAGAGAATTATGTCTCCAGACCCAGAAGATGCGAACTGGCGGCAGCTTTAAATCTTCCGGAAACCACGATTAag GTTTGGTTCCAGAACAGAAGAATGAAAGACAAAAGGCAGCGCCTGGCAATGTCTTGGCCGCATCCCGCAGATCCAAGTTTTTACACTTACATGATGACGCACGCGGCGGCCACCGGAAGTCTGCCCTACCCGTTCCATTCCCACATGCCACTGCACTATTACCCGCACGTGGGGGTGACGGCGGCTGCGGCTGCTGCGGCCGCCACTGGGGCGGCGGCGTCCCCTTTTGGCACATCCATTCGCCCTCTCGACACTTTCCGAGCTCTTTCCCATCCTTACTCTCGGCCCGAGCTGCTCTGCAGCTTTAGACACCCTGGACTTTACCAGTCCCCCGCTAGCTTGAACAGCTCAGCTGCTGCAGCCGCGGCCGCAGCCGCAGCAGCCGCGGCCGGCGCGCCCTCAGCTACGGGTCCTTGCTCCTGTCTTAGCTGCCATAGCAACCAAGCAGCCAGTGCCCTGGGTTCAAGAAGCAGCAGCGCGGATTTCAGTTGTACAGCATCCGGTCCAAGATCTGACAGCGGCTTTTTACCTTATTCCGCCGCCGTACTTAGCAAAACAGCAGTGGCGTCTCCGGACCAGAGGGACGACTCATCTTTAAATAGATAA